CAATTCCGCCGCTTCCGATCTTTATCGTCTGCAAGCCGGCAGCACCGCCCTGACCACCATCCGTGGCCTCATTGTCCGCATAGCCCTCGCCGCCGTCACCGCCCCTGCTTTCCAGGGAGAATATGCTCTCGCCATCGAAGTCGGTCGCATTGTCGAGTGTCAGATTGATGAAGCCAGCGGAACCGCCATCGCTGCCATTGCTGCCCGCCAATGCCGCGGCTCCTGCTCCCCCCTGGAGGCCCACCGTCAGGACGGTCTCGCCCGACGCGCTCGCCCCGTATTGGGAGGAACCATCAAAGGACACATCCACTGAAGTGGTGTCAGCGCCCGGATCGGCAATATCCGAAAATACAAGCGGGCCTGAATCGTTCGTCAGGTTCTCGATCTTGACCTCGGTGACGTCGTCAAGGTCGACGGTCTCGCCGAGATCAAGATCGCCATTGCAGGTCGTCGTGGTTCCCGAGGTGGAACAGTCGGCGATGGCAGGCACCGTGCAATAGACAAAGAACGAGCCGGCGAGCGCGGCAAACGCAACGCCCGGATTACTCCAGTGCTCGTCAGTCCGAGCCCTTTGACGCTCCCGCGTTCTCATATTCCACCGCCTCAGAACTTCATTTTGAGCCCGACGCCGCCGCCATAGTTCTGGACATCTGATGAGAAGAGCGCATCGACACCCGCCTCGAAGGTGAAGCGGTCGTTGATCTGCGCTTCGATATTGACCCCGAGATTGGCGAAGTAACGCTCGGCCTCGTCGATCAGCGTGAACTGAGGGCCGCCAACCGCAAACTGCGCCGTTGTCGAACTGGTCACATCGCCCGCAAAAGCAAGGAAGCCGGCATGGAATGTCGCCTTGGCAGCCATGCCGCCAAGCTGGAAGTTCGAGGTCACATCAACCGACGGGTTGAAGCTGAACAACGTGTTCTCGATCGTGCCGATATGAAGCTGGTAATCCCCCGCCCCCGTCTCGCTGAACGCGCCCTGGCGGATATGGGTGACACCGGCCCCGAAGGACGGCTTGACAGTTACTCTGTCATTCACCGCAAAGGCATGGGCCAGACGCATATGACCTGAGCCCCAGGCAAGGTTCGGCTTGGCCGTTGCCGCCGCCCAGCCGCTTGTGTGATAGGCATAGCGGGTAAAGTCATACTGACTGTAACCACCCGAGATCGATCCCGACAGTTCCGTTGCGCCGAACGTGCGGGTCAGCATCACACCTGTCTGGATACGGTAGCCGTCGGAGTTGAAGGTGGTGTTGGACTGGCTGATGTTTTCAAAGCCGAGGGCGAAGCCCAGCATCCAGTCGGTTGCGATCTCGGAACGGACACCGGCAGCCATGGCAAAGGCGTTTTCATCATAGTCGATGGAGTTGGTGCTGCGGTCTCTGTTATGAGACGTGCCGCCCATCTGTATCCAGGCGCAGGTGCTGTCCCAATAGTGGGTTGCATGTCCGGAAGGCTTTTGTGCCTCACAGCCGCCCAGCATCTCGCTAAAGCGATAGGAAGAAAACAGCGCCGCATCGGCGGCGACAAAGACATCGCCCGGAGCAAGCCTGTCATAAAGGGCGGCAAGCTCGGAAGCGCTTGCTGCACCCAGCACACTGGTGGCGATGGATTCGATGAAGGCAAAGGAGGAACCGGAGGCGGCCGCAGCCGGCGCAACCGAAGCAGAAGCAACGGACGGCACCGCAAGCGCTGTCGTCGTTGTGCTGGTGCTGCTTTCAAGCTCATCAATGCGCGCGGCAATCAATTCCTCGATGAGATCGTGGATCGTCTGCTGATTGGCCGACAGGAGCGACTCGACGGCGGAATAATCCACGGCATAATCCAACACGACCTCGCCACCGCTTTCAACAGACAGCGAGTAGTCAATGATGGCACCATCGGAGACCGTCAAATTGTCGATGGAGATGTTGCTCGGCCCGCCGGCATACATGATGCCGATGCTATCCGCATCGCCGGAGACCTTGAGGTTGGTGCCCGTCAGGTTAACTTCCACCGTTCCCGACGGGGTCTGTTGGGTCGTCCTTGTGTTAAAGGTGAGGTAGTCGGAATCCGAAGCCGTCTCAGGTCCACCCATCTGGACATCGAACAGGAAAGTTCCGGATGTCGTGGTCGTCAGGCCTTTGAAGGTGGTGGAGATTATATTGTCCTGACCACCAAACGATATCGTGCCGGCATTGTCCAACTGACCGCTATCACCAAGATCGACCGAAGAACCCGGTTCGAACAGACCACCACTCATATTGTTGAACGTGTTGGTGCTGCTGTCGGACAGGGCCAAATTACCGGTTATGGTTCCGTAGTTGTTGATCGTGTTGTTCAATGCCGCGGAATTGACAAGTTGGGCATCGCCACTGTTGCCCGAGAGCGTTCCGTAATTGCCGATCGTCAGCATATCAGCGCCGAGAACGGTAATCGGTTCATTGGCCGACGTGTCCGTCGTCGAAAGGCTGACGCCACTGGCGATATTAACGGCTACAGTGCCGGCGGCAGTGCCACCGGCGCTCTGAGCGACGACACCCCATCCCTCGGTGCCGGAAGACGAGACATCTGCGTTGATATTGATGGTGACATCACCACCATTGCCGCTTGAACCGCCGACGCTCTGAGCAAAGATCGCGGCGGAATAGTCACCGGAAACGCTTAGTGTGTCTTGTGTGGTGACAGTCACTGCGCCGCCATCGCCGGCGTCGCCGGCGCTGCCGACAAGCCTCGTCGCTGTGCCTCCGCCACTGAAACCAACAGCCCCGCCGCCGCCACCGATCGACTGCGCCCAGATTCCGTGTGCACTTTCTCCTGTTGTGGTGATGAGGCGGGAGGTAATCTGCACCTCGCCGCCATCACCTCCGGTGCCGGCATCCGAACCGCCCAATACACCGACACCAAAGTTCGCGGCATCAAAATCGGAGCCAAGCGCAAAGGCGATATCGCCCGCCGCGCCGCCGCCGCCGCCGATCGACTGTGCAAAGATGCCGATGGCGCCCTTGCCGCCGGTGGTCACACTGCCTGTGCCCTGAATTTGCACAAGTGCGCCCGGGTCGCCGCCGCTGCCAAGACCGCCGACGGTGACGTCGGTTAAGGTATCGCCGAAGCCAATACCGCCCGCGCCGCCACCGCCACCGATCGACTGAGCAAGGATCCCCATCGCATGCTCAGCGGTCGTCTCGATCTGGCCGTTATTGGTTATGGATACTTCCGCCGTTGCGCCTTTTGCACCGCCACGTCCGCCGATCTCCATGGTGAAATCAACCGATGAGATATCACCCAGACCGGACGACCAGCCGGCATATCCGCCGCCGCCGCCGATCGATTGGGCCAGGATGCCGGCAGCACCGGTTCCGCTCGTTGAAATAACTGTATCGGCAACCGTCACAGACACCTCACCGCTCGGGCCGCCCTGCCCGTTATCACCACCGATAGAGGTGCTGAAACTCGCCGAAGTCGGCGTTTCGCCCGATAGCAGGACACTCGCCTCGCCGCCGCCGCCGCCGATTGACTGGGCGAGCACACCGTGGGCATTGAAGCCCTTTGTTGTGATCTGCTCCTGAACGGTGATATCGACCTCTTCTGCCGTATTGCTCGTATTGTTTGCCAAACCGCCGAGCGTGACGCCAACATTGGCGGTTGTTGCCGCCGTGTAGTCGATGATGGCTCCGGAAGATCCGCCGCCGCCGCCGATCGATTGCGCCAGGATGCCGTGGGCAAATTGCCCGGATGTCTCGATGGTGGAGTAGATCCCGCTGGCGGTCACATCGTCGCTGTGTCCGGACGCCCCTCCGGGGGCCTGGCCGACGCCCAAATCTACCGACACGGCCGATCCAATGGACAGGATATTGCTGGCGTCACCGCCGCCGCCGCCGACGGACTGCATCACCAGCCCCCTTGAGCGGTCGCCCGACGTATTGATGTCAACGACGGACGAAGAACTGTTGTGCAGTGTGACTTCGGCCGCGTCGGCGACAGCGCCGTCACTGCTGCCCACTGTCTGCGAAAAGTCAGCGCTCAGAGTCGTTGTGGTGGCGGCGCGCCCACCGCCACCGCCAATGGATTGCATCACGATCCCGTCCGACGCATCGCCCCGGGTTGTAATGCTGGATGCCTTGATCGTCGCCGTCACCACGTTGCCGGATCCGCCGGTTCCGCCGGGCGCGCCGACATTGGTCACACCATCACCGGACTGCACCGAGCCGCCTCCGGCACCAATACTTTGAACCAGGACAGCGATTGCCGAGTCGCCCTGGGTCTCGATCTCAACCCCGTCGTTCAGCGTCAGGGTCGGCTTGTCGGCATCCCCTCCCGCAGAACTATCGGAGCCCAGCGTGGTCACGCTGTCGCTGGTGTTCGCCCAACCGCCACCGCCGCCGATGCTCTGCACGATCAAACCGTCCGCGCCGTCGCCGGCCGTCGTCACATTTGCATTGGCGTCGAGCGTCAGGTCAGCAGTTCCCGCATTGCCTCCGCCTTGATCGCCCGCGCTGAAGGCCGTGGTGCTGACACCGACGCTGGTGTCGAAGCCGCCGATGCTCTGCACAAGAATGCCAACGCTGTCCGTGCCCGCTGTGGTGATCGTGCCGTCATACTCTACAGAAGCAGCCCCGCCGGTTCCGGCATTGAGGTCGCCACCGTTCGAGCCAGGTGAGCCGTCCCCGTTTTCCTTTTCGCCACGCTTGCCACCGGCGGCGCCCAGACTGCGCGCCAGAAGACCGATGGCCCTGTCCGTTGCGGTCGTCACAGTCACATTGGTCAAATCGACGGTCACCGACCCGCCAGTGCCGCCGCCGCCGCCATCACCGCCAACAAGCCCGCCGCTGCTTCCACCGTCACCGCCGGCATCTCCGCCGGCCCCGCCGGCCCCGCCGATCGACTCAACCCAGATGGGGGCAGAAAGACCAGCGCCTATGGCAGTATCAACCTCAAATACGGCGCCATCGCTGAATGACAGGATCAACGAGACCGTGCCGCCGTCACCGCCCGTGCCGCCATCGCCTCCCTGGGCATTCGATCCGCTATTGCCTACCCTGCCTTTGCCTCCTTTTCCGGCATCACCGCCCTGAGAGGACAGAAAGAACAGTGCGCCGTCCGTCGCCTGCATCGCCTTGATGCCGTCGCCGCTCGCCTGAATAGTGATATCGCCGCCGCCGCCGCCATCGCCGCCATCGCCGCCGGTTGCATCCTTCGCCGGTGTGGAGGTCTCGCCGCCATCGCCGCCGGCTCCACCGATCGCTTCAACGGACAGCGTATTGTCGCCCTGAAAGATCCTGGCGTTCTCCAGCGTTACCGTTGCGCCACCACCACTGCCGCCGTCGCCGCCAGCGCCCGCGGTTTTCTTGCCGCCTTCACCGCTGTAGCCCGCGCCGCCCAGAAGATCGATTATCAGAACGTCGCCGCCTGCATTGACGGCACCGTGGGACGAACCGCCATTAAAAGACAAATCCAAAGTCGTCGCATCGGAACCGTTGTCGCCAACTTCATTCGTCCTGCCGGCACCATCAGCGGCCGTTTGAGAGAACCTCATCGACCCCGCATCCTGCGAGAGATTGAAGATGGTGACGTCGGTAATGTCGGTCACATCCAGGTCAACGCCGGACACATCGCCCTGGCAGGA
This portion of the Hoeflea prorocentri genome encodes:
- a CDS encoding autotransporter outer membrane beta-barrel domain-containing protein, with translation MKFDSLNARMHASIAALAGSFFVYATVPAVASCSTSGSTISCQGDVSGVDLDVTDITDVTIFNLSQDAGSMRFSQTAADGAGRTNEVGDNGSDATTLDLSFNGGSSHGAVNAGGDVLIIDLLGGAGYSGEGGKKTAGAGGDGGSGGGATVTLENARIFQGDNTLSVEAIGGAGGDGGETSTPAKDATGGDGGDGGGGGDITIQASGDGIKAMQATDGALFFLSSQGGDAGKGGKGRVGNSGSNAQGGDGGTGGDGGTVSLILSFSDGAVFEVDTAIGAGLSAPIWVESIGGAGGAGGDAGGDGGSSGGLVGGDGGGGGTGGSVTVDLTNVTVTTATDRAIGLLARSLGAAGGKRGEKENGDGSPGSNGGDLNAGTGGAASVEYDGTITTAGTDSVGILVQSIGGFDTSVGVSTTAFSAGDQGGGNAGTADLTLDANANVTTAGDGADGLIVQSIGGGGGWANTSDSVTTLGSDSSAGGDADKPTLTLNDGVEIETQGDSAIAVLVQSIGAGGGSVQSGDGVTNVGAPGGTGGSGNVVTATIKASSITTRGDASDGIVMQSIGGGGGRAATTTTLSADFSQTVGSSDGAVADAAEVTLHNSSSSVVDINTSGDRSRGLVMQSVGGGGGDASNILSIGSAVSVDLGVGQAPGGASGHSDDVTASGIYSTIETSGQFAHGILAQSIGGGGGSSGAIIDYTAATTANVGVTLGGLANNTSNTAEEVDITVQEQITTKGFNAHGVLAQSIGGGGGEASVLLSGETPTSASFSTSIGGDNGQGGPSGEVSVTVADTVISTSGTGAAGILAQSIGGGGGYAGWSSGLGDISSVDFTMEIGGRGGAKGATAEVSITNNGQIETTAEHAMGILAQSIGGGGGAGGIGFGDTLTDVTVGGLGSGGDPGALVQIQGTGSVTTGGKGAIGIFAQSIGGGGGAAGDIAFALGSDFDAANFGVGVLGGSDAGTGGDGGEVQITSRLITTTGESAHGIWAQSIGGGGGAVGFSGGGTATRLVGSAGDAGDGGAVTVTTQDTLSVSGDYSAAIFAQSVGGSSGNGGDVTININADVSSSGTEGWGVVAQSAGGTAAGTVAVNIASGVSLSTTDTSANEPITVLGADMLTIGNYGTLSGNSGDAQLVNSAALNNTINNYGTITGNLALSDSSTNTFNNMSGGLFEPGSSVDLGDSGQLDNAGTISFGGQDNIISTTFKGLTTTTSGTFLFDVQMGGPETASDSDYLTFNTRTTQQTPSGTVEVNLTGTNLKVSGDADSIGIMYAGGPSNISIDNLTVSDGAIIDYSLSVESGGEVVLDYAVDYSAVESLLSANQQTIHDLIEELIAARIDELESSTSTTTTALAVPSVASASVAPAAAASGSSFAFIESIATSVLGAASASELAALYDRLAPGDVFVAADAALFSSYRFSEMLGGCEAQKPSGHATHYWDSTCAWIQMGGTSHNRDRSTNSIDYDENAFAMAAGVRSEIATDWMLGFALGFENISQSNTTFNSDGYRIQTGVMLTRTFGATELSGSISGGYSQYDFTRYAYHTSGWAAATAKPNLAWGSGHMRLAHAFAVNDRVTVKPSFGAGVTHIRQGAFSETGAGDYQLHIGTIENTLFSFNPSVDVTSNFQLGGMAAKATFHAGFLAFAGDVTSSTTAQFAVGGPQFTLIDEAERYFANLGVNIEAQINDRFTFEAGVDALFSSDVQNYGGGVGLKMKF